Proteins found in one Terriglobia bacterium genomic segment:
- a CDS encoding TonB-dependent receptor, with the protein MTLATVFGTVRGIVHDPQHRPIPGTNLTLKATDSGYTRAATSDADGQFIFDAVPVGVYTITVASPGFAAAQEAVTVLSGSSPVLHFELRVASRTETVDVVTEESPGQVESVTPTTLIDKAQIASTPGATRTNSVALITDYVPGSYVTHDQLHIRGGHQVTWLIDGVPIPNTNIASNLGPQIDPKDINTMEAQRGSYAADYGDRTYGVFNVVPRTGFERSNEAELLISAGNFYQTDNQFNLGSHTNRFAYYASANGNRTNLGLQTPTSAVIHDAANGNGGFASLMYNAGAQDQLRLVGQIRRDFYQVPFDPNDPNTAGQFLKDVNRETDSFATFSWLHTVSPGLVATVSPFYHFNSSNYESSPRDLPSSATERRSSNYEGGQASLSWVRQRNNLRSGVYSFAQQDSQLFGLIYNDQSAPNLSPPDVEKPIGSLFAAYIEDQIKPASWLTLNGGLRQTHFSGAVVENASSPSAGISIRVPKLNWVFRAFYGHFYQAPPLLTASGPLLQFVTNQNLGFVPLQGERDEEHQFGVTIPWRGWTIDADNFLTRAKNFFDHNNLNNSDVFFPITIQGARIMGWELTLRSPHIRNRGQVYLTYSNQLALGFGDVNGGLTDFSFGDGFGLLDHDQRNTLHAGGQSSLPWSLSASTDVYYGSGFTNGDPTIPGDHLQPHTTFDLSFSRTIGESMVLSLQGMNVANRRALLDNSFTFGGTHYLNPREIVVQVKYRFHY; encoded by the coding sequence ATGACACTTGCGACGGTGTTTGGCACCGTCCGGGGAATTGTGCACGATCCACAGCACCGGCCGATCCCGGGTACGAATCTGACATTAAAAGCGACGGACTCCGGCTACACCAGGGCAGCAACCAGTGACGCCGACGGCCAGTTCATTTTCGACGCGGTTCCTGTCGGAGTCTACACCATCACGGTGGCCAGTCCAGGGTTCGCGGCGGCGCAAGAGGCGGTGACGGTTCTTTCCGGATCATCGCCTGTGCTTCATTTCGAGCTGCGGGTCGCCTCCAGGACAGAAACGGTCGATGTTGTAACCGAGGAGTCTCCCGGCCAGGTGGAATCCGTGACACCGACGACGCTGATTGACAAGGCGCAGATCGCGTCGACTCCAGGCGCGACGCGGACCAACAGCGTCGCGCTGATTACGGACTATGTCCCCGGTTCATACGTCACGCACGATCAGTTGCACATTCGCGGCGGCCACCAGGTGACCTGGCTGATCGATGGAGTGCCGATTCCCAACACGAACATCGCCAGCAACCTCGGGCCTCAGATCGATCCCAAGGACATCAACACGATGGAAGCGCAGCGCGGCAGCTACGCCGCAGATTATGGTGATCGTACGTACGGTGTGTTCAACGTGGTCCCTCGTACGGGATTTGAGCGGAGCAATGAGGCGGAACTTCTGATCAGCGCGGGTAATTTCTATCAGACCGACAATCAGTTCAATCTGGGCAGCCACACCAACCGGTTTGCTTATTACGCGAGCGCCAATGGGAACCGGACGAACCTCGGCCTTCAAACTCCGACCTCTGCGGTTATACACGACGCCGCAAACGGAAACGGTGGGTTCGCCTCGCTGATGTATAACGCGGGTGCCCAGGACCAGCTGCGGCTGGTGGGACAGATTCGACGGGACTTTTATCAGGTGCCGTTCGACCCGAACGATCCAAATACAGCGGGCCAGTTTCTTAAAGATGTGAATCGGGAAACCGATTCTTTCGCGACGTTCTCGTGGCTGCACACCGTCAGTCCTGGACTTGTCGCGACCGTTTCACCGTTCTATCACTTCAACAGCTCAAATTACGAAAGCAGCCCCCGCGACCTGCCGAGTTCCGCAACCGAGAGACGTTCGTCAAACTATGAAGGCGGCCAGGCCTCACTCTCCTGGGTCCGGCAACGCAATAACCTTCGCTCGGGCGTTTATAGCTTCGCGCAACAGGACAGCCAGTTATTCGGATTAATCTATAACGATCAGAGCGCGCCCAACCTCAGCCCTCCGGATGTCGAAAAGCCCATCGGGAGCCTTTTCGCGGCTTACATCGAAGATCAAATCAAACCGGCCTCATGGCTGACTCTGAACGGCGGCCTCCGTCAGACCCACTTTTCCGGCGCTGTGGTTGAGAATGCGTCCAGCCCGAGCGCAGGTATATCGATTCGAGTTCCGAAGCTTAACTGGGTCTTCCGCGCCTTCTATGGACACTTTTACCAGGCGCCGCCGCTCCTGACTGCATCCGGTCCTCTTCTGCAATTCGTTACCAACCAGAACCTGGGATTCGTTCCGCTGCAGGGGGAGAGGGACGAAGAGCATCAATTCGGCGTCACGATCCCGTGGCGAGGCTGGACCATCGACGCGGACAATTTTCTAACCCGCGCAAAGAACTTCTTCGATCACAACAATCTGAATAATTCTGATGTCTTCTTTCCCATAACGATCCAGGGCGCGCGCATCATGGGATGGGAACTAACACTGAGATCACCTCACATCCGCAATCGCGGTCAGGTATATTTGACCTACTCGAACCAACTGGCGCTGGGTTTTGGCGACGTCAACGGCGGACTGACCGACTTCTCGTTCGGAGACGGGTTTGGCCTGCTCGACCACGATCAACGAAACACTTTGCATGCCGGCGGTCAATCCAGCCTTCCGTGGAGCCTGAGCGCCTCGACGGACGTGTATTACGGCTCGGGCTTCACCAACGGCGATCCAACGATTCCCGGCGATCATCTTCAACCACACACGACATTCGATCTTTCCTTCAGCCGAACCATCGGTGAAAGCATGGTCCTCAGCCTCCAGGGAATGAATGTCGCGAATCGACGTGCGCTGCTGGACAACAGCTTTACCTTCGGTGGAACCCATTACCTCAATCCCCGCGAAATCGTCGTGCAGGTTAAGTATCGATTTCACTACTGA
- a CDS encoding multicopper oxidase domain-containing protein, whose protein sequence is MNCLSFYRLIFDNQTDDAHPVHLHRNSFELTNVNGRPTSGVMKDVVLVKGFRKIAVDFVPAMEGLTLFHCHQQLHMDYGFKLLFNVT, encoded by the coding sequence TTGAATTGCCTATCCTTCTACCGCCTGATCTTCGATAACCAGACCGACGATGCCCACCCCGTCCACCTGCACCGGAACAGCTTCGAACTGACGAACGTTAACGGAAGGCCAACCTCCGGCGTGATGAAGGATGTGGTTCTCGTCAAGGGCTTCCGGAAAATCGCGGTAGATTTTGTTCCTGCAATGGAAGGGCTTACGCTGTTCCACTGTCACCAGCAGCTCCATATGGATTACGGTTTCAAGCTGCTCTTCAACGTGACGTAG
- a CDS encoding fibronectin type III domain-containing protein, whose amino-acid sequence MKRKEIKALLGFDGVSDGDVLHRGVNLQTNLTGNSHFPNPPVDLAVLQAALETFAALIAQALDGSKQVIARRNQQRVTVIHMLRLVARYVEMASGGEFAVFQTSGFQAAEITRATPPPLSERIRKLKRGTHSGEIVAWIQRMRGASGYQFRWGQAVTGTVPAVWTTLPLTRVKQAVTITGLTAGMTYMFQARALARNKFTDWSDPVTFVCG is encoded by the coding sequence ATGAAAAGGAAAGAGATCAAGGCATTGCTTGGCTTTGACGGCGTATCGGATGGGGATGTGCTCCACCGCGGCGTCAACCTTCAGACCAATTTGACCGGTAATTCGCATTTTCCGAATCCGCCGGTCGATCTTGCCGTCCTGCAGGCGGCGCTGGAGACGTTTGCGGCATTGATTGCGCAGGCGCTCGACGGCAGCAAGCAGGTGATCGCCCGGAGAAACCAGCAACGGGTGACTGTCATTCACATGCTGCGGCTCGTGGCGCGCTATGTGGAAATGGCGTCCGGCGGTGAGTTCGCCGTGTTTCAGACCAGTGGCTTCCAGGCCGCTGAGATTACGCGGGCGACGCCGCCGCCGTTGTCGGAGAGGATCCGCAAGCTCAAGCGCGGAACCCATAGCGGAGAAATCGTCGCGTGGATACAACGGATGCGTGGCGCTTCCGGCTATCAATTCCGCTGGGGCCAGGCGGTGACCGGCACAGTTCCGGCCGTGTGGACGACTCTCCCGCTTACACGTGTCAAGCAGGCGGTGACCATTACCGGCCTGACGGCGGGGATGACGTATATGTTCCAGGCGCGTGCATTGGCCCGGAACAAGTTCACCGACTGGAGCGATCCGGTCACGTTCGTCTGCGGATAG
- a CDS encoding ATP-binding protein — translation MYKRTLPIRDLVRRRSLFLMGPRQTGKSTLLRHLFPDARYVDLLEANTFRELSAYPETLRQSIKPHENLIIIDEVQKLPVLLDEAQAMIDRNKALRFIFTGSSARKLKSGHANLLAGRAWFLRLHPLVSEEVSYGLLNKRLNVGSLPAVLDSADAREDLKAYVGVYLKEEIRAEGLVRSIESFSRFLEVAALTNTHILNYTSVSSDTGIPVRTVREHYQMLEDTLIGFQLPPYRRNLKRKPVSTSKFYFFDVGVANVLMRRGEILPGSELFGAAIEHQVFLELRAYLDYRRLDRELTFWRTHSGYEVDFLVGDHVGIEVKASKRVSSADMKGLRALSEEIKLKKKIVVSTEPLERITEEGITVLPIRTFFEQLWEDRLLE, via the coding sequence ATGTACAAGCGGACACTTCCAATCCGGGACCTGGTGCGGCGGCGGTCACTGTTTCTGATGGGACCGCGGCAAACTGGAAAGAGCACGCTGCTTCGTCACCTGTTCCCCGACGCCCGCTATGTCGATCTTCTCGAGGCGAATACCTTTCGTGAATTAAGCGCGTACCCCGAAACGCTACGGCAATCGATCAAGCCCCATGAAAATCTGATCATTATCGATGAGGTGCAAAAACTGCCGGTTCTTCTCGATGAAGCGCAAGCGATGATCGATCGAAATAAAGCGCTTCGATTTATCTTCACGGGGAGCAGCGCCAGAAAGCTGAAGAGCGGCCACGCCAACCTCCTCGCCGGCAGGGCATGGTTTTTGCGCCTGCATCCGCTGGTTTCTGAAGAAGTGTCGTACGGCCTCCTTAACAAAAGACTGAACGTCGGCAGTCTGCCGGCCGTGTTGGATTCGGCGGATGCGAGAGAAGATTTGAAGGCGTATGTCGGCGTCTATCTTAAGGAAGAGATCCGCGCGGAGGGGCTGGTGCGCTCGATTGAAAGCTTCTCGCGCTTTCTCGAGGTCGCGGCGCTCACCAATACTCACATCCTGAACTACACGTCTGTGTCGAGCGACACGGGCATACCGGTTCGCACAGTTCGTGAACACTATCAGATGCTGGAAGACACGCTCATCGGATTTCAGCTTCCGCCGTATCGCCGGAACCTTAAGCGCAAGCCGGTATCGACGTCGAAATTTTATTTCTTCGATGTCGGTGTCGCGAATGTCCTGATGAGAAGAGGCGAGATATTACCCGGCTCGGAACTGTTCGGAGCCGCCATTGAGCACCAGGTTTTTCTCGAGCTTCGTGCGTATTTGGACTACCGGCGCCTCGACAGGGAACTGACATTCTGGCGCACTCACTCGGGCTATGAGGTCGATTTTCTCGTTGGAGATCATGTCGGCATCGAAGTGAAGGCTTCAAAGCGGGTGTCCTCAGCCGATATGAAAGGATTGCGGGCTCTCTCGGAAGAAATAAAGCTGAAGAAGAAGATTGTCGTATCGACCGAACCGCTGGAGCGCATAACCGAGGAGGGAATTACAGTGCTTCCCATAAGAACATTTTTCGAACAGCTATGGGAAGACCGCCTGCTCGAGTGA
- a CDS encoding FAD-binding domain — protein MPNVLKVLISGAGIAGPTLAYWLSHYGMQATIVEAAPHLRTGGYIIDFFGAGFEIAERMGLLPEITGRGYRVKEVRVANRKGQRVAGFSAETFARAAQGRFTSLPRGDLAASIFGKIEGKVETIFGDSVTRIDQSPTSVHVSFEKGPARDFDLVFGADGLHSKVRELVFGAERQYEKYLGYRVAAFEAAGYRPRDELGYVMYTEVGQQVSRFAMRGDRTMFLFIFEDESIDRAANDSVRDQKALLRKRFGRSGWECPQILNALDNSNDLYFDRVSQIRMHPERGLWTRGRVTLVGDAASCVSLLAGQGSALAMVAAYIVAGELHRCQGDYSRAFERYQELFAPFVLKKQEAALRFAGYFAPRSKISLFMRNRMMSLMKIPWIADLVVGRDIADKIALPEY, from the coding sequence TTGCCTAACGTCCTAAAAGTCCTGATTTCGGGTGCCGGTATTGCGGGGCCAACGCTTGCCTACTGGCTGTCACACTATGGCATGCAGGCCACTATCGTGGAAGCAGCACCTCATTTGCGAACGGGTGGTTACATCATCGACTTCTTCGGTGCAGGTTTTGAGATCGCAGAGCGCATGGGTCTGCTCCCAGAAATCACCGGCAGGGGATATCGGGTAAAGGAGGTGCGGGTTGCAAACAGGAAGGGACAACGCGTTGCTGGATTTTCCGCCGAAACCTTCGCGCGGGCAGCTCAAGGTCGCTTTACCAGCCTTCCCCGTGGCGATCTGGCTGCTTCAATCTTCGGGAAAATCGAAGGCAAGGTTGAAACCATCTTTGGCGACAGTGTCACCAGGATCGACCAATCGCCAACATCTGTCCACGTTAGCTTCGAAAAGGGGCCTGCCCGGGATTTCGATCTTGTGTTCGGTGCGGACGGGCTTCACTCGAAAGTGCGCGAACTCGTGTTCGGTGCGGAACGTCAGTATGAGAAATACCTGGGTTACAGGGTAGCAGCCTTCGAAGCCGCAGGGTACAGACCGAGAGATGAACTCGGCTACGTGATGTATACCGAGGTGGGACAGCAGGTATCACGATTCGCGATGCGCGGCGACCGCACAATGTTCCTATTCATTTTTGAAGATGAATCAATCGATCGGGCGGCAAATGATAGCGTTCGCGACCAAAAAGCTCTGCTCAGGAAGCGCTTTGGGCGCAGCGGGTGGGAGTGTCCGCAGATACTGAATGCGCTCGACAATAGCAACGATCTCTACTTCGACCGCGTAAGCCAGATTCGGATGCACCCGGAACGGGGCCTATGGACACGCGGGCGCGTTACCCTGGTCGGTGATGCGGCGTCATGTGTCTCTTTGCTTGCAGGACAAGGATCGGCTCTGGCCATGGTGGCCGCATATATTGTCGCCGGCGAGCTTCACCGATGCCAAGGTGACTACTCACGCGCGTTTGAGCGATACCAAGAATTATTCGCTCCCTTTGTTCTCAAGAAACAGGAAGCTGCGCTTCGTTTTGCCGGCTACTTTGCGCCGAGGTCGAAAATTTCGCTGTTCATGCGCAATCGGATGATGAGTCTGATGAAGATTCCATGGATTGCTGATCTCGTGGTCGGCCGCGATATTGCCGACAAGATAGCCTTGCCTGAGTACTGA
- a CDS encoding OmpA family protein yields MAIPNKSFRLAVLLAVSLFGLVAYLWTRVESQQRQTASLRDQLERMTNRIDLLTEVVEAASARAVRAEENARTAAEVRDKAQAERAEAEKKSAEAQAEAQTSAEQARSALAEAEKIRQQREQDLGRLQKALGALVETRRTALGLVMNLGENAVQFDFDRATLRADNRELLSRIAGVLLTAKGYSIYVYGHTDDIGSDEYNLDLSQRRARTVRDYLVEAGLNSSIITTRGYGKSSPRVPGTTPEARAKNRRVEIGIVDVSLDFSSEAR; encoded by the coding sequence ATGGCTATTCCAAACAAATCTTTCCGGCTTGCCGTGTTGTTGGCCGTTTCCCTGTTCGGCCTCGTTGCTTACCTGTGGACTCGAGTCGAATCGCAGCAGCGGCAAACCGCAAGCCTGCGCGACCAACTGGAGCGCATGACAAACCGCATCGACCTGCTCACCGAAGTCGTAGAGGCGGCCTCCGCCCGAGCGGTTCGCGCCGAGGAGAATGCAAGGACAGCAGCCGAGGTACGGGACAAGGCGCAGGCCGAGCGCGCAGAAGCGGAGAAGAAGTCAGCCGAGGCGCAAGCCGAGGCGCAGACATCGGCTGAACAGGCGCGCTCGGCTCTCGCGGAAGCGGAAAAGATCCGCCAGCAGCGGGAGCAGGATCTGGGTCGCCTGCAAAAAGCGCTAGGCGCGCTCGTCGAGACTCGAAGGACGGCGCTTGGTCTTGTGATGAATCTTGGAGAGAATGCCGTTCAATTCGACTTCGACCGCGCCACGCTGCGTGCCGACAATCGCGAACTCCTGAGTCGCATTGCTGGAGTCCTTCTTACCGCCAAGGGATACTCCATCTACGTCTATGGCCACACCGACGACATTGGTTCCGACGAGTACAACCTCGATCTGTCTCAGCGCCGCGCTCGCACCGTGCGCGATTATCTGGTCGAAGCCGGTCTGAATTCCTCGATCATCACGACACGTGGCTATGGCAAATCCAGCCCACGCGTGCCCGGTACGACGCCGGAAGCCCGTGCCAAGAATCGCCGTGTGGAAATCGGAATCGTGGACGTCTCGCTCGATTTTAGCAGCGAAGCCCGGTAA
- a CDS encoding TIGR03435 family protein, whose product MLLQLNNGSIIVTAAKQGNGHLYVRTKDVTVSVVGTVFLVNAEEIGSRIAVIQGEVQVSQGTKSDKLRPGEQLSTNPLMPSIPASEELSWSRNAIAHLALLQQSIAIPAAASSSAAQERLEFEVVSIRAPSYPRVPRFACRGTDGTFEPRNSLFWTASAFTEVGYKDQVREGPMTVPVGRCIGQPDFPSLVSAAYDVPRYDISGGPQWAQGVRVSGMIQRFSIEAKAEDVTSATKEKLRQMLQSMLADRFKLKFHWEPKESSGICTSISRPMNATPMRLNRSVCS is encoded by the coding sequence ATGCTTCTCCAGTTGAATAACGGCAGCATCATTGTGACGGCGGCGAAACAGGGGAACGGCCACCTCTATGTTCGAACGAAGGATGTGACGGTGTCCGTCGTCGGCACCGTATTTCTTGTGAATGCGGAGGAGATCGGGTCGCGAATCGCTGTGATTCAAGGTGAAGTTCAGGTATCGCAGGGAACGAAATCGGACAAATTGCGTCCAGGCGAGCAGCTTTCAACCAATCCCCTCATGCCGTCGATTCCAGCAAGTGAAGAGCTTTCCTGGAGCCGGAATGCAATCGCCCATCTGGCCCTGTTACAACAATCGATCGCGATTCCGGCCGCCGCTTCTTCCAGCGCAGCCCAGGAACGGCTTGAATTTGAAGTTGTATCGATCCGCGCTCCGTCATATCCCCGAGTCCCGCGGTTCGCCTGCCGGGGGACCGACGGCACCTTCGAGCCGCGCAATAGTTTGTTTTGGACGGCTTCCGCGTTTACGGAGGTCGGGTATAAGGATCAAGTTCGGGAAGGGCCGATGACCGTGCCTGTCGGAAGGTGCATCGGTCAGCCGGATTTTCCGAGTCTCGTATCGGCCGCATATGACGTTCCACGCTACGACATCTCAGGCGGTCCGCAATGGGCTCAGGGTGTTCGGGTATCCGGTATGATCCAAAGATTCAGCATCGAGGCCAAAGCCGAAGATGTTACCAGCGCCACGAAGGAAAAGCTCCGGCAGATGCTTCAATCCATGCTGGCCGATCGATTCAAGCTCAAGTTCCATTGGGAGCCGAAAGAGTCGTCCGGGATATGTACGTCTATCTCCAGGCCTATGAACGCGACGCCGATGCGACTCAACCGGTCGGTGTGTTCGTGA
- a CDS encoding TIGR03435 family protein: MAQQPPAKRAFELATVKPVDPNDSVFVTMSADPSMVSYRNLTLRDAIRGAYKVSDFQIVGPEWMSSVRFAVDAKLPAGATTDQIPEMFQTLLEERFKLTWRREPKEMQIYALLVGKDGPKLKPAQKIAPNQTMAMGTDGKPRAGVAFGGSLSAMTITAPSASLLTLTGVASRFTSRPVVDATGIDGDYDFILTFAAETDAGLPRGFEGNRGPSEPAPSFSEAVRKYGLRVEARKDTIDMFVITHLEKTPTEN, encoded by the coding sequence ATGGCCCAGCAGCCGCCTGCGAAGCGCGCCTTTGAGCTTGCGACTGTGAAGCCCGTGGATCCGAACGACTCCGTGTTTGTAACCATGTCTGCGGATCCCTCGATGGTCAGTTACCGAAACCTCACATTGCGCGATGCGATTCGTGGGGCATATAAAGTGAGCGATTTCCAGATTGTTGGACCGGAATGGATGTCCAGCGTGCGCTTTGCGGTCGACGCCAAGCTCCCTGCCGGCGCGACAACCGATCAGATTCCAGAGATGTTTCAGACGCTGCTCGAGGAAAGATTCAAGCTCACATGGCGACGCGAACCAAAGGAAATGCAAATTTACGCGCTCCTGGTTGGCAAAGACGGACCCAAGTTGAAGCCGGCGCAGAAGATAGCGCCCAACCAGACGATGGCCATGGGAACGGATGGAAAACCCAGGGCGGGCGTAGCGTTTGGTGGATCGTTGTCTGCCATGACCATTACGGCGCCATCTGCGAGCCTCCTGACACTAACAGGTGTCGCCAGCCGTTTCACCAGCCGGCCCGTTGTCGATGCTACCGGCATCGATGGTGATTACGATTTCATCCTCACTTTCGCGGCGGAAACGGACGCAGGATTGCCCCGAGGATTTGAAGGTAATCGTGGTCCATCCGAACCGGCGCCATCCTTCTCCGAAGCCGTAAGGAAATACGGCCTGCGCGTCGAAGCCCGGAAGGACACCATCGACATGTTTGTCATTACGCACCTGGAAAAGACGCCTACGGAGAATTGA
- a CDS encoding PIN domain-containing protein: MTSQGLTFDTGMLISLERRKQRAWDVYRRARERHAPITIPAPVLGEWWRGRTDLRQAIVDSVRVEPLSGPIAILAGEALAAVTDGGTIDAFVMAVAALRGDVVYTGDVADLQKLGAFFPGVRVLSI, from the coding sequence ATGACCAGCCAGGGGCTCACGTTCGATACCGGAATGCTGATCTCGCTTGAACGGCGCAAGCAGCGCGCATGGGACGTTTACCGGAGAGCTCGCGAGCGGCATGCTCCAATTACGATTCCCGCACCGGTGCTGGGTGAATGGTGGCGTGGGCGGACCGATCTCCGGCAGGCTATCGTCGATTCGGTTCGTGTTGAACCGCTCAGTGGCCCGATCGCAATTCTGGCCGGTGAGGCCTTGGCTGCCGTGACGGACGGCGGCACGATCGATGCATTCGTCATGGCCGTTGCGGCGCTTCGCGGCGATGTGGTTTATACCGGCGATGTAGCGGATCTGCAAAAACTAGGCGCCTTTTTCCCCGGCGTCCGGGTTCTGTCCATTTGA
- a CDS encoding type II toxin-antitoxin system prevent-host-death family antitoxin, which produces MGNKSGYNIYEAKTRLSELVEKASRGEKVILMNRGEPVAMIVPFRPARRARKLGFLKGKGRLLAGWDKPIEDFADYQ; this is translated from the coding sequence ATGGGCAATAAATCAGGCTACAACATTTACGAGGCGAAGACGCGATTATCGGAGCTGGTCGAAAAGGCGAGCCGGGGTGAAAAAGTGATCCTGATGAATCGCGGTGAACCGGTCGCCATGATCGTCCCATTCCGTCCCGCACGGCGCGCGCGAAAGCTCGGATTCCTTAAAGGCAAGGGCCGTCTGCTCGCAGGATGGGATAAGCCGATCGAAGATTTCGCTGATTATCAGTGA
- a CDS encoding type II toxin-antitoxin system VapC family toxin has protein sequence MKYLLDTHTFLWSAFEPRKLSKAALAAIQQPDCEVLFSMASLWEISILQSLGRIELKISIIEIAQLADSELAATLVPIEPVHLDKLRLLPFHHRDPFDRLLIAQALTLEAKIIGKDDGFDAYGIPRVW, from the coding sequence GTGAAATACCTTCTGGATACGCATACGTTCTTATGGTCGGCGTTTGAACCGCGCAAGCTGTCGAAGGCAGCGCTCGCCGCGATTCAACAACCCGATTGCGAAGTGCTCTTCAGCATGGCATCGCTCTGGGAAATTAGCATTTTGCAGAGCCTCGGGCGGATCGAGCTCAAGATCAGTATCATCGAGATTGCCCAACTTGCAGACTCTGAACTCGCCGCAACGCTTGTCCCGATCGAACCCGTTCACCTCGATAAGCTGCGCCTGCTTCCGTTCCATCATCGTGATCCGTTTGATCGATTGCTGATCGCGCAAGCCTTAACGTTGGAAGCCAAAATCATCGGCAAAGATGACGGCTTCGATGCCTATGGAATTCCGCGCGTGTGGTGA
- the nth gene encoding endonuclease III, whose product MRSEDIHHVVRILRKEIRQWPLPAIGHYVETPFTTLISCILSLRTQDKATNAASARLFAIADTPEKTLATPVDVIQEAIYPVSFYRVKAKTIHKICDQLMTRFGGRVPGGLDELLELPGVGRKTANIVVTLGFRKAGIAVDTHVHRISNRLGYVRTKTPDDTEMALRKKLPRRYWIIFNDLLVAYGQNLCKPLSPFCSTCKIAVYCKRVGVKTRR is encoded by the coding sequence ATGCGTTCTGAAGATATCCATCATGTCGTCCGCATCCTGCGGAAAGAGATCCGGCAATGGCCGCTTCCTGCCATCGGTCACTATGTCGAGACGCCGTTTACAACGCTGATTTCCTGTATTCTCAGCCTGCGTACGCAGGACAAGGCGACGAACGCCGCCAGTGCAAGGTTGTTTGCGATTGCAGATACGCCGGAAAAGACGCTCGCGACTCCGGTCGATGTTATCCAGGAGGCGATTTATCCGGTCTCGTTTTATCGGGTCAAAGCCAAGACCATACACAAGATCTGCGATCAGCTGATGACGCGGTTTGGAGGAAGGGTGCCCGGAGGGTTGGATGAGTTGCTGGAATTGCCGGGCGTCGGGCGCAAGACCGCGAATATCGTCGTGACGCTTGGATTTCGCAAGGCCGGCATCGCCGTGGACACGCACGTCCACCGGATTTCAAACCGGCTGGGATATGTGCGAACGAAAACGCCGGACGATACGGAAATGGCGCTGCGGAAGAAGCTGCCGCGGCGGTATTGGATCATATTCAACGATCTGCTGGTCGCATACGGCCAGAACCTGTGCAAGCCGCTCAGTCCATTTTGTTCGACGTGTAAGATCGCGGTGTACTGTAAGCGCGTGGGCGTCAAGACCAGAAGGTAA